The genome window GTTGAGCGAGGCCTATCGGAGGGTAACGGCGCAAGCGCATCAGATACATGGCGCCATTGGCTTCACCAAGGACCATGATCTGGAGCTTTACTTCAGGAGGGCCAAGGCGGCTGAACTCTACTTTGGAGATGCCGATTTCCACCGGGAGATGGTTGCCCAACAACTGGGAATGTAGTAATGAGAAGAATCCAGTTAAAGGAGGTTGAAATAAATGGTTGATTACAGTCGGTACAAGTTTGTCAAGGTAGAGAAGAAGGAGAAGATAGCTATCCTGACGCTCAACAATCCCGATGCCATGAACGCCATCGGGAAGGAGGAGCATGCTGAACTGGAGCACATTTTCGAGGATGTGAACGAAGATCGGGAAATCAATGCTATCATCCTCACCGGAGCCGGGCGGGCCTTTTCGGCTGGGGGGGACATAAACCTCATGATAACAGGCTATACGGATCACTCGATACGCATTTCCAGCACCAGCGTTAAGAGGATCATCCTGAACCTGCTCGCCATCCGCAAGCCAGTCATCGCTGCCTTGAATGGTGCCTGCGCTGGCCTTGGGGCCACTATAGCCCTGCAATGCGACGTGGTTATTGCCTCAGAGAAGGCCCGTATAGGCGACCCCCACATCGGGGTTGGTATTCTTCCCGGCGACGGTGGGTGCATCATCTGGCCACTGTTGGTAGGTATGTGCAAAGCCAAGCAGTATCTGATGACCGGCGAGATGGTCAGTGCGGCAGAAGCTGAACGCATTGGCCTGATAACCAAGGTTGTTCCGCCCGAGAAGCTGATGGAAGAAGCGTGGGCCTGGGCCAAGCGATTTGCCGATGGTCCCACCCTGGCTCTGAGCTTGACGAAGATGTCCCTCAACAAGATACTGATGGAGAGGATAAACTTGCTCTTCGATACTACCATCGCCTATGAGTACCACACCCTCAACTCGGCGGACCATCTTGAAGCAGCCAAGAGCTTCCTGGAAAAGAGGACTCCAAAATTTAAGGGAGACGAAACAGATCAATTCGTGTTTTAGGCGTCCACGGGGAGGACGCCAGCGAAAGGCAACCGTCAATCTAGTCATAAGGAGGTCAAGAAGTGGATCTGGGTTATAAAGGCAAAACGGCAATCGTTACTGGCGGTAGTTCCAACATCAACCGCGCCAACGTCCTGGCCTTCGCCAAAGAGGGGGCCAATGTAGTCATTGCTGACATTGATGATAAGCAGGCGCCCAAGGTGGCTGCCGAGGCCAATGCCCTGGGCGGCGGCGGCAAGATCGTCTTCATCAAGACCGACGTGGCCGACCCTGCGTCCGTTGACGCTATGGTCAAGGAGACAGTGAAGGATTTCGGCCAGGTTGATGTGCTGGTCAACGGCGTCGGCTGGCTGGACAGCCCCTGGGGTCTCTTCATGGAGCAGAAGCGGGAGACTTGGGAGAAGATGGTCAATCTGAACCTCTGGAGCGTCTTCAATTGCACCAGGGCTGTGCTGGAGCAGATGATCCCCCGCAAGTATGGCAAGATATGCAACATCGGCTCTGAGGCTGGGCGCATCGGCGAGTTCCGGCAGGTCGTGTATTCTGCCTGCAAGGGCGGTGTCATCGGCTTCACGAAGGCCATTGCCAAGGAAGTGGGTCGCTACAGCATCAACGTCAACTGTGTCTGCCCGGCCGGGGTCATTCCCGAGAAGAAGGAGCACGTCTCTGAGCTGTCCATGACCCAGGGGGTCACCCAGGACACCCTGAGCGAGGATATGAAGAAGATGCAGTTGAAGCTCTATCCTATCGGGCGGGTGGCTGTACCCGGGGATGTGGCCAATACTGTTGTCTACGTCTGCTCCGATGCTGCCTCGTTCATCCACGGGCAGACCATCAGTGTCAATGGTGGCTACAGCACGCTCTAGCAGAGGCAAGTTGCTCTGGTTGGAGACATTCAACTAGGTTTAACTTAAGGTGAGTACAGGCAGGAAATCGGGTATCTGATTTCCTGCCTGTGAATCGTCGAGGCCAGTGTGGGGGAGATAAAGAGCGCCTGGGAAATCGCCCTGGAGAAGGTGGAGAGGTTAGGCAGCCTCTCACCGGAAGAACGCCGGCAGCAGAAGGAGAAGGAATTCAGTAGTATAGGGCAGATTCTGGCCGGCAAGTATCTTGCGGGCCTCGGCTTATGGCAACTGGAAACAGAACTCGACAAGTATAGGGCCGAAGAAAAGGGTCTGGTACAGAAATCCCTGGCCTCCAATCTCATTCAAACCATTGAGCTAGGCAATCGTGACAGGCTTCAAAGGGTGACAGAGGCGATTCTGGCCCTGAAGCAAGGCGATTCAGCCATTACCAGCATTAGAAGTGAAATAGAGCAGCTTTTCCAGGAGTATGAAGAAGAGGCGCAAAAGGAAAGCCGGGAGATAGATAAGTCGGCCAGAGAAGTGCTGCACCAGCTAAGGATATCTGGAAGCGCCATCGGGGCCATTAATCCCGGAGTTCTGCCTGAGTTACGACAGAACTTGAACAGGCTTGCCCAGCCGTATGAGGAAAGGCTTGAAGGACTGAAAACGAAACTGATCGACCTGTCCTGGGTGGCAGAATCAGCGAATTGAAAAGGAAGAGTCCTATTAAGAGGGCATCTACAGCGGAAACGAAGGAGGTAGCATGGAAATCAAGAAGGTAGGCGTAGTGGGCTGCGGACTGATGGGCTCCGGCATTGCCGAGGTCTGCGCTCGCTCTGGATATTCAGTAGTCGTCTTGGAGGTCAACCA of Chloroflexota bacterium contains these proteins:
- a CDS encoding enoyl-CoA hydratase/isomerase family protein yields the protein MVDYSRYKFVKVEKKEKIAILTLNNPDAMNAIGKEEHAELEHIFEDVNEDREINAIILTGAGRAFSAGGDINLMITGYTDHSIRISSTSVKRIILNLLAIRKPVIAALNGACAGLGATIALQCDVVIASEKARIGDPHIGVGILPGDGGCIIWPLLVGMCKAKQYLMTGEMVSAAEAERIGLITKVVPPEKLMEEAWAWAKRFADGPTLALSLTKMSLNKILMERINLLFDTTIAYEYHTLNSADHLEAAKSFLEKRTPKFKGDETDQFVF
- a CDS encoding SDR family oxidoreductase; translated protein: MDLGYKGKTAIVTGGSSNINRANVLAFAKEGANVVIADIDDKQAPKVAAEANALGGGGKIVFIKTDVADPASVDAMVKETVKDFGQVDVLVNGVGWLDSPWGLFMEQKRETWEKMVNLNLWSVFNCTRAVLEQMIPRKYGKICNIGSEAGRIGEFRQVVYSACKGGVIGFTKAIAKEVGRYSINVNCVCPAGVIPEKKEHVSELSMTQGVTQDTLSEDMKKMQLKLYPIGRVAVPGDVANTVVYVCSDAASFIHGQTISVNGGYSTL